TGAGTTTATCTTATGTTCTTAGCCTTTCACCGAGAGCTAGCCATAAGAGGAATGCATGGCGTGGGATGCAGTTTGAAGACCAAACTAGCGAATACCATGACACTTTTTCAGCCCTTGGCCTAATTGTATTCCACAATATACTGATCGAATAAGAGTACTCTCTCAAGTCATAGCCTTTCCAGGATATAGTGTCAGGATCATTAGCAATAAAAGAGACAACAATCGAACTAAGAATAGGATATTTGACATACCAATTTGCAGGCCATTGAAAGTGAGAATGATGGATTAGATCACTAACTTTTGAATGCTCATTGAATCCAGCATTGATGTCCCTCCAAGACACTATGTTGGCAAGTGGACCAACAATACACCATACATCATACCATGCATAAGTCTGATTCCCACTTCCTATTTTATGAACAAAAAAATCACGAACCTTCAATATTTTTCTCCAGCTAACACGCACGCGCACGCGCAGAATTCCACAATAAAGTGTTGAAGATGGAAAAGCGATTACACAATAAAGTGAGCAGAATTCCAAAATGCGTATGCGTGGTTATGTTTCAAATGATTGCTGCAAATAGCTGATGGCTCATTGCAGGAGAAATAGACAAATAAATAGATTCACAACAATTAAATCATTAAATAGTTCTTAAACATGTATGAAATATAAAAGTGAGAAATAGATAGATTCACAATGATTAACAAAtagattattatcattaagaaaCAATTCATTAAgaacctttgaatcattcagatgaTGAAACATTCAACGcttaatcattcagttttatcaaacgcacccttactGTACATGAGATTTACAAAATCGCCTGTTCACTCCCTCCCCTTGAGAGCTATCCAACTGAATCAACAATGAAACCACGATCCATTATGCAACATATCGGTTGGAAGAACCGTGTTAGACTAAATGACTCTTACCTTATTCGTTAAGATCGAATTTACGATATGAAACCGGAGAGTGCATATTAGCCACACACAGATCCCATAATCAATTTAAACTATATGATCATGCTATCTAAACCACATGTGAAAGATCAAACACCTGCAACTGAGACTATATGAAGGTTGCATGAATTCAAAATGGAACCTTTTCACCATTAACCGATCACCTTCAACCGGATCCACTCAAAACTCGACTAATTCGGGCAATCTTAAAATTTAAGTTTTAATGTTAATCTACTTGACTTTAACAGCTAAATAAGATTGGCAACAATTCACTAGTTTTAGCCcagtgaaaaaaaaaaattaagccgAAATACAAAATCCCATTGGATCTGAAGCCTTGTATTTAACTTATGCTTTTCGGCCCATGTACTATAACCCAACCTTGTTTATTAAATTTACCAACAAAAACAACCTTACATCAGACATTTTTCATGtgataaataaagtgtaaactgAAAACATATAACTAAACAAcgcaaataataaaaaatatacatACAATATATTTTAACACACAACATGTATGTACTCCCTTAGCCCGTCACCACATGATAGTCTATGCTTCAATGTCAATGCTTGTCTGCTATGAGATTTGGTGCCTTTCCTACCTCGGTGTTAAACATTAATGTATTTCTAGAATAATCTAAAATTAGTTAGGGTTAGGTATTTAAGTAATAGATATTTTTAACAAAAAAATCTAGATATTTCTaacaaaatatctagatatttatcctacATTTGAGCCTATAAATAGGCTAACATGTAATGCATATGATGTAACAAAAAAAACATAAACAAATTTGAGTAATAAAAatcaagtttctaaaaactcttctTCATCAATTCTACTTTCTAAAACACCCCCCATACAAACATTAAAACATTCAAACTAAAACTAATCAACACTTCTAATTAATCAAAACACTACAACtaattctaacaagtggtatcagagccgtgtTTGGGCGTTCATTCAagtacaccatgactaccgttggtgcatacaatattcccgtccccatctttgatggcgaaaactatgatttttggagtatccgaatgaagacatatttccaagcacaaagcttgtaggatattgtcgaagtcgggtttacaactccAAAAGTAGTTGAAACTCTGCCCGCggaagaacaagaaaaatacaacaaaaatattgtaagaaatgctgctgctctaggctatattcaacaagccttgacaccgtctatctttccacgaatcatgggagctacgacagccaaagaggcatggaagatccttcaagaagaatttcaaggaaatgtcaaggtgagatctgttaaactactaactctaagacgagattttgaaaatttaaatatgaaagagactgagaccgtaaaagattactattctagaattaaagaaatagtaaatcaaatgagagcctatggagataacataactgataagaggatcgtagaaaaaatacttatcagcatgactgaaaaatacgatcatatcattaccgctattgaagagtcaaaagacatcgagactctgtcagTAACGGAATTAGTTGGCTCTCTAGAAGCATACGAGGCTAGACTGAGTCGACGCAGTGAAAACTCACTTGAAAGTGcgtttcagtctaaactcaaaataaggtctcAGAAATCTAATAATGAGGGGAAAAGAAATCTCGAAGTAAAGtcgagaggaggagaaaaacccagaaccgggttTGATCAGAGAAGAAAAAACTATCCTCCATGTGGTATCTGCAAAAAGACAAACtacttggagaaagattgtttccacAAAGGGAAGCCACAATGCAATAATTGCAAACGATTTGGGCATATAGAAAAAGATTGctgtttaaaacaaaatcatcgagctaacttcacagaagaaagtgaagatataccggggaacaaaaatcagctattctatgccttccatgtcgcaaataaacagagggacgatacttggttgatcgacagtgggtgcagcaaccacatgataggagatgaaaagttatttgatagtatcaacacctccgtaaagtcccgcgtcaaactagggaatggagcgcttgttgacactaaaggcaaaggtacgataactgttcaaactaataacgtcacTCGATCTGTTAATGACAGTCTTTTAGTACCAAGCCTtgcaagtaacttgctaagtgttggacaaatgatggagcacgaatactctttactcttcgaagacaaatcatgcgttattcgtgacaagaaaaataactataaattaatagccgaagtgccaatggagaaccgcaactttccgcttcgttggcagtatatccaagacacagccatgaaagttcaagttgaagaatcatggctatggcatcgaagatttggctactttaactttcacgcactaaaaatcctccaacagaagaatatgatgagagacttgcctaacatagaagagatcactgacacgtgtgaaagctgtGTGATGGGtaagcaacatcgaaaacctttccctcgtgacaaagcttggagagcgaaaggtatactggagctggtgcacaccgacgtttgtggaccaatgaggaccccgtcacttaaccaaaacaggtactttattctctttatcgatgactattctagaatgacgtgggtgtACTTCATGCATGAAAAATCTGAAGTATTTACTATATTCAAGAAGTTCAAGAATTTCGTAGAAAAAAGTAGTGGCCATCATATAAAaacactaaggagtgatagaggaaagGAATATACCTCTACACAATTCAATAAATTTTGCGAAGATGAAGGAGTTAAATGCCAACTCACTGTTGGTTATGCCCCTGAGCAAAATGGTGTCTCTGAACgcaaaaatagaactgtaatgtaaatggccaaaacaatgatacatgaaaaaggccttccaaacagtttctgggctgaagctgtatacacaGCTGTATATATACTAAATCGATGCCCCACGAAAGCCGTCGAAAACAAGACTCCGATAGAGGCATGGAGTGGAAGAAAACCGTCTGCGAAACATCTGCGAGTATTTGGATCTATCTGCTACATCCATATTccaaaggagaaacgtcacaagctccaagaaaaatcagagaagggaatattcttgggctatagCACACAATCAAAAGTTTACCGAGTCTACAACTTGAAGACCAATAACATTGTAATCAGCCGAGACGTAGAGTTTGAAGAAGACGCTTCTTGGAATTGGGAGAAAGATAAAGTCGAAAAACAAACATATTTGCCGAGGATATCTATAGAAACTCCATCTCAACAACCACTACAAACGGAGCATCCTAGTCATGAGAGTACTGGAGAAACGAGCCCTactacgccaacttctccattaGCAACAATACCTATGGCACAAGACGAGTCAAGTCCAGAGTCAACACCTGAAAGAGTCAAAAAGTTAACAGAGGTATATGAGACTTGCAACTTCACAACTATAGAACccgaaagctatgaagttgcaaccaaagatgaaaagtgggtggctgctatgaatgaagaaatcataatgatcgagaaaaacaacacatgggagttagttgatcctccagaaaataaagaaatcattggagttaagtgggtttacaaaacaaagctcaaccctgatggttctatacaaaaacacaaagcaaggctagtagctaaaggctactcGCAACAGCCTAAAATCGACTACACCGAAACTTTCGCACCTGTAGCACGACTGGAtactataagagcacttgtggcactagcagctcaacgaaggtggaagattcaccaactaTATGTGAAATCTGCCTTTCTAAATGGATTTCTCGAAGAAGAAATATACgtagagcaaccacaagggttcatcCAGAAAGGAAAGGAAGATCAAGTTCTAAAGTTGaagaaagccttatatggacttaaacaagcaccacgtgcGTGGTATAGTCGCATTGACAactacttcacaagttcaggattcaggaggagtcaaagtgagcccacactctacatcaaaaccTAAGGTAACTCCGACACTCTCATTATTTCTttgtatgtcgatgatcttatatatacgggaaacaatgagagaatgatacaagagtttaaagaagacatgatgaaaatgttcgagatgagcgaccttggattgatgcgctattttcttggcatcgaaattaGTCAATaaaatgaaggcatcttcattTCTCAAAAGAAATACACAGAGAACCTcctgaaaaattttaaactatacggttgtaaaaccgtagccacgccactagttgccaatgagaagatgagacaagaagatggatcggagaaagtggatgcttcaagattcagaagtctcattggaagtCTACTATATCTAACAGCAACAAGACCAGACATCATGTACGAAACGAGTCTGTTATCCAGGTACAtgcaaaaccctactcaaatacattacggagcttctaaaagagtactaagatacttgcaaggtaccatggactatggaatatggtacaagcccactatagactcgaagcttcatggatacacagacagtgattgggccggatcggtagatgacatgagaagtacttcaggatacacattcacacttggatctggtgtcttctcatgggcatcaaagaaacaagaaacggtggcacaatcatcagcagaagccgagtacgtcgcagccgcaaactcagctaatcaagctatatggctaagaagaatactagAAGATATGGCCGAGAAACAAGACGAAGCTACAAAGATATAttgcgacaacaagtctgcaatcGCGATGGCAAAGAATCCAGTGTTCCATGGTAGAACAAAATACATTGAAATCAAATATCACTTTTTGCGAGAAGTCTCCgccaagaaagatattgaattaaaatactgcaagaccgaagagcagattgcagacatattcaccaaagcactaccaagaccaaagttcgagttcttacgcaacatgctcggagtaacatcgaaatacattaaggaggagtgttaaacATTAATGTATTTCTAGAATAATCTAGAATTAGTTAGGGTTAGATATTTAAGTAATAGATATTTTTAACAAAAAAATCTAGATATTTctaataaaaatatctagatattattaaCCTAGATATTATTAACAAAAAAATCTAGTTATTTCTaacaaaatatctagatatttatcctacATTTGAGCCTATAAATAGGCTAACATGTAATGCATATGAAGTAACAAAAAAAACATAAACACATTTGAGTAATAAAAatcaagtttctaaaaactcttctTCATCAATTCTACTTTCTAAAACACCCCCATACAAACATTAAAACATTCAAACTAAAACTAATCAACACTTCTAATTAATCAAAACACTACAACTAATTCTAACACTCGGGTTTCTTTTGAGAAGGAAAAGCAAGAGTAGCATCTAGTTGCTTGAATTCACCAATTATCTTGCTGAAATTTGGTTGATTGATCATGTTCCAGAAGTAGGTCTCAACATGTGGATACTCAGACGTGAAACTCTTGGGCATCAACAACTGAAAACCCAACTGCAAGTTGCACGTGGTGATGATATCAGCCAATGTCACTGAATCGCCAACTAGGAAATTAGTATGTGATTCAAGATATGTGTTCAGGACACAAAGACCTCTCTTCACCTCAGCAATAAGAAACTTCTCGACCTTCAAATCACACACAGGTTTATAACTAGTTGGAGCTGACCGATttcattaaataataaatataaatcattattattaaaatgtaaataGCTTAAAAAATCGAGTATAAAAGTAGAATTAGTTTAAaagactaattattattattattataaaagtagaGCTTGTTTGAAGCCTTTTCAATGTTATAGtcttatatattactccgtataattagTGTGTAATACTTCGAATTATTCTACACTAGTCATTTCAAACCACCAAACCCACATAGTTTTCATACAATGTTTATATGTAGAAGGTTGTTGATTAGCCCATTTCTAATCATGGTCGTGACGCCAGAGGCAAATTGTGCACATTTTAGTGAAAAAATGAATTTTTAACTGACTCTATTTGACTTTCATTAATCTAAAAGGTCAAATTTTTGGGTCAAATATTTGTAACGTGATTTGGTAAAATCTGAATAGAAATTTGTtggtaaaaattaaattaaataaataagtacaAAATATCTTGAATTATGATTGGAGGAGACAAATTTCACGCTCAAAATCTATTTCGTCAATCTGCCGACTAACGCCCATTTCTTTCAAAATTTAACGTCGGGTTAACCGGCATCAGATTCCGTCACTCAAATCCAGCTCAACTGACGGAGCCATCTAACGCTATGTTAGAATCGGTCTTAAATACATTTAACAAAAGAATAAAAGAAGGCATATTAAAagcaaaaataaaaagtcaacagaCTAAGTGACTAACATATTTGTTGTAGGGACAATCTCCAACTCTTAGTAAGATCAGACGCCTCAAATTTGCATCAATCGAATATGAAGAAAAGTCAATCCACTGCTCAATCTGGCCCTGTAGGTTTTAAAGAGAAAACAAAAACGTCATATGTAATACATGAGATATATATAGAGAAAGAGGAAAAAACTTGCATATTCTATAGGTGAAGACCCAAAGAGAGAGCTTCTACGAGCAACTGCATCAACCAAAACGACATAGTAAGCACCACAATCAAAAATAAAAAAGATAGAACCTAATTTGTTACTCACCATAACGAGCAATTGCATTACTCTCAAATAGAGGTCCATCTGGCGTCTCGAGGACAGGAAACTACATCAACGATGTGAATAGTTAATTTTTTCAAAACTACGTGATAAACTGAAGGAAGGTTGACCTACCAACATTTGATAGAGGTAAACATTGTGTATAAtgttttgtgaatttttttttgtaTTGAGGCTTGTGGGTTGCCtttctaattaaaaaaaaaaaaaaaaaacacacacacacacacgataAAGTTGTTGAATTTATCGAAGACCACAATAATGCTACGAAAAAGCATACTTGTCCAAGGGGGTTCATATTGAGAAACTCAGGAGATTTGTTTGACACGCCTATCTTAAAATTATCACAAATTTTGACTTCAACACCAACATATTCTGCAACAATTAGTGTTTTATACACATTCCTGTTTCGCCTTTCAGCATGCATAATCTGCAAACATGTGATGACACAGATAAAATAAAAAACAAACCTAGAAAACAAATACATGAAACAAATATGCATTCACTACAAGAAATACCATAATTCAGGTCGAAATTTTTTAACCTTCCCAGAAGACATGTTGTCTAGGATAACCTTTCGAGACTCCATGTCGTCCCAGATAAGTCGTACGGAATTAATGGTTCGTTGCAGAAAGTTTTTACGGACGAAAAAGGACGTGGCCCCACTTTGACTTTCCTTTTAGTATAGAGGACGATCTTTCGGGGCGGCATATCATTTTTTGGACGACCTTTATTATGTATTTtaatttaatgttattattatcttaAATATACGTTTTTACAATTACATTAATTATGCATATATAAACTCAAACTATACAAGATCAAGATTAAAAAAGCAAATAAAAAAAACTAACCAAAGGGCCATTGGCCTAGCAGTATCGAGGTGACCCCTTCAACCTATAGGTTGGGGGTTCGAGTCCCGTGGTGGACATGTATATATTCGTGTTTAAATTCGTGTATGGGTGTGTGTTTGCctttacaaaaataaaaaaaaaactaaccaGTGCCATTGCTAAGAAAAAGATAATCGCCTTTTAATACTGGTCCCAATCTGAATtaacatattaaaaaaaaaaaaaaaaaaaaaaaactgttaaaGTCAACGTCCATAGATgaaaatcatttatatttatatactgtTAGTGTGCGTGACATCTCAATCGAACAAATTAGGTATACGAGATACCCGAGTTGTATCTTAGAAACCTATCATCAATTCAAAAACATCTAAAAAGTGCAGAATGATGATAAGATTCAACTAGACATGATAATAACCAATAGTTCCTTTTACATGCAAGCAAAAATCACATAAAATAAATTGAATTATAAAAGAAACCTAAATCAAAATCAATTCAAAAAACAATAAAAGTGATCTTGGAtcgtgatcatgcatatttttaccatagggctAATATGCTTGTTCAATACGTAAGGGGAggggggggtttaaggatcttagaacaaggctctccggtccggctaccgtgaataaccctggccgatatGATGatatcggcggggtggccaagtgattaagtccacctccgatagcggtcgttgatcagaaggcccccaaataaggttgtaggtgctagtttaataaagaactaacctgttaaccttgagaagacgaGAGATGATGCTAATAACGTAAAGCGTGTAGTAAACGATGATTACGTAATGTGATCGTGTgtcgaatgataattagggtt
This window of the Rutidosis leptorrhynchoides isolate AG116_Rl617_1_P2 chromosome 7, CSIRO_AGI_Rlap_v1, whole genome shotgun sequence genome carries:
- the LOC139858697 gene encoding elongation factor 1-gamma 3-like — protein: MALIMHAERRNRNVYKTLIVAEYVGVEVKICDNFKIGVSNKSPEFLNMNPLGQFPVLETPDGPLFESNAIARYVARRSSLFGSSPIEYGQIEQWIDFSSYSIDANLRRLILLRVGDCPYNKYVEKFLIAEVKRGLCVLNTYLESHTNFLVGDSVTLADIITTCNLQLGFQLLMPKSFTSEYPHVETYFWNMINQPNFSKIIGEFKQLDATLAFPSQKKPEC